From Halichoerus grypus chromosome 6, mHalGry1.hap1.1, whole genome shotgun sequence, one genomic window encodes:
- the CLEC7A gene encoding C-type lectin domain family 7 member A isoform X5, giving the protein MESRSGVENLDEDGYTQLDFRSQGITRRPVVLEKVTCATSPHWRPIAVTLGILCLLLLVIAVILGTMGAFSSSCPPNWIIHKNNCYLFSTSLASWNRSKRQCSQLHSNLLKIDSAEELVSNQKHRNPRKLISELCVDSPVNNL; this is encoded by the exons ATGGAATCCCGTTCTGGAGTAGAAAATTTGGATGAAGATGGTTATACTCAATTAGACTTCCGCTCTCAAGGCATCACTAGGAGACCTGTGGTCTTAGAGAAAG TAACTTGTGCTACATCTCCTCATTGGCGTCCCATTGCTGTGACTTTGGGAATCCTATGCTTGCTACTATTGGTGATAGCTGTGATCCTGGGTACCATGG GAGCTTTTTCCAGCTCTTGTCCTCCTAATTGGATCATACATAAAAACAACTGTTATCTATTTAGCACATCGTTAGCTTCCTGGAATAGAAGTAAAAGACAGTGCTCTCAACTGCACTCTAACCTCCTGAAGATAGACAGTGCAGAAGAACTG GTTTCAAATCAGAAGCACAGAAACCCAAGAAAACTCATCTCAGAGTTGTGTGTGGATTCACCTGTCAATAATTTATGA
- the CLEC7A gene encoding C-type lectin domain family 7 member A isoform X1: MESRSGVENLDEDGYTQLDFRSQGITRRPVVLEKVTCATSPHWRPIAVTLGILCLLLLVIAVILGTMAIWRSNSGSNPLKNNNFPSRNKENHSQPTQSSLEDHVAPTKTLTTTGAFSSSCPPNWIIHKNNCYLFSTSLASWNRSKRQCSQLHSNLLKIDSAEELEFIVRQTSSQPDNSFWIGLSRHQTEGSWLWEDGSMFSSNLFQIRSTETQENSSQSCVWIHLSIIYDQLCSVPSYSICEKKLSIK; this comes from the exons ATGGAATCCCGTTCTGGAGTAGAAAATTTGGATGAAGATGGTTATACTCAATTAGACTTCCGCTCTCAAGGCATCACTAGGAGACCTGTGGTCTTAGAGAAAG TAACTTGTGCTACATCTCCTCATTGGCGTCCCATTGCTGTGACTTTGGGAATCCTATGCTTGCTACTATTGGTGATAGCTGTGATCCTGGGTACCATGG CTATTTGGAGATCCAATTCAGGGAGCAACCCATTGAAGAACAACAACTTCCCatcaagaaataaagagaacCACAGTCAACCCACACAATCATCTTTAGAAGACCATGTGGCTCCTACCAAGACTCTCACAACCACAG GAGCTTTTTCCAGCTCTTGTCCTCCTAATTGGATCATACATAAAAACAACTGTTATCTATTTAGCACATCGTTAGCTTCCTGGAATAGAAGTAAAAGACAGTGCTCTCAACTGCACTCTAACCTCCTGAAGATAGACAGTGCAGAAGAACTG GAATTTATAGTAAGGCAAACGTCTTCTCAACCTGATAATTCATTCTGGATAGGACTTTCTCGCCATCAGACTGAAGGATCATGGCTCTGGGAGGACGGCTCAATGTTCTCTTCTAACTT GTTTCAAATCAGAAGCACAGAAACCCAAGAAAACTCATCTCAGAGTTGTGTGTGGATTCACCTGTCAATAATTTATGACCAACTTTGTAGTGTGCCCTCATACAGTATTTGTGAGAAGAAGTTGTCAATAAAATGA
- the CLEC7A gene encoding C-type lectin domain family 7 member A isoform X4 — MESRSGVENLDEDGYTQLDFRSQGITRRPVVLEKVTCATSPHWRPIAVTLGILCLLLLVIAVILGTMAIWRSNSGSNPLKNNNFPSRNKENHSQPTQSSLEDHVAPTKTLTTTGAFSSSCPPNWIIHKNNCYLFSTSLASWNRSKRQCSQLHSNLLKIDSAEELVSNQKHRNPRKLISELCVDSPVNNL, encoded by the exons ATGGAATCCCGTTCTGGAGTAGAAAATTTGGATGAAGATGGTTATACTCAATTAGACTTCCGCTCTCAAGGCATCACTAGGAGACCTGTGGTCTTAGAGAAAG TAACTTGTGCTACATCTCCTCATTGGCGTCCCATTGCTGTGACTTTGGGAATCCTATGCTTGCTACTATTGGTGATAGCTGTGATCCTGGGTACCATGG CTATTTGGAGATCCAATTCAGGGAGCAACCCATTGAAGAACAACAACTTCCCatcaagaaataaagagaacCACAGTCAACCCACACAATCATCTTTAGAAGACCATGTGGCTCCTACCAAGACTCTCACAACCACAG GAGCTTTTTCCAGCTCTTGTCCTCCTAATTGGATCATACATAAAAACAACTGTTATCTATTTAGCACATCGTTAGCTTCCTGGAATAGAAGTAAAAGACAGTGCTCTCAACTGCACTCTAACCTCCTGAAGATAGACAGTGCAGAAGAACTG GTTTCAAATCAGAAGCACAGAAACCCAAGAAAACTCATCTCAGAGTTGTGTGTGGATTCACCTGTCAATAATTTATGA
- the CLEC7A gene encoding C-type lectin domain family 7 member A isoform X3: MESRSGVENLDEDGYTQLDFRSQGITRRPVVLEKVTCATSPHWRPIAVTLGILCLLLLVIAVILGTMGAFSSSCPPNWIIHKNNCYLFSTSLASWNRSKRQCSQLHSNLLKIDSAEELEFIVRQTSSQPDNSFWIGLSRHQTEGSWLWEDGSMFSSNLFQIRSTETQENSSQSCVWIHLSIIYDQLCSVPSYSICEKKLSIK, translated from the exons ATGGAATCCCGTTCTGGAGTAGAAAATTTGGATGAAGATGGTTATACTCAATTAGACTTCCGCTCTCAAGGCATCACTAGGAGACCTGTGGTCTTAGAGAAAG TAACTTGTGCTACATCTCCTCATTGGCGTCCCATTGCTGTGACTTTGGGAATCCTATGCTTGCTACTATTGGTGATAGCTGTGATCCTGGGTACCATGG GAGCTTTTTCCAGCTCTTGTCCTCCTAATTGGATCATACATAAAAACAACTGTTATCTATTTAGCACATCGTTAGCTTCCTGGAATAGAAGTAAAAGACAGTGCTCTCAACTGCACTCTAACCTCCTGAAGATAGACAGTGCAGAAGAACTG GAATTTATAGTAAGGCAAACGTCTTCTCAACCTGATAATTCATTCTGGATAGGACTTTCTCGCCATCAGACTGAAGGATCATGGCTCTGGGAGGACGGCTCAATGTTCTCTTCTAACTT GTTTCAAATCAGAAGCACAGAAACCCAAGAAAACTCATCTCAGAGTTGTGTGTGGATTCACCTGTCAATAATTTATGACCAACTTTGTAGTGTGCCCTCATACAGTATTTGTGAGAAGAAGTTGTCAATAAAATGA